A window of the Roseovarius sp. S88 genome harbors these coding sequences:
- the thrS gene encoding threonine--tRNA ligase, with protein sequence MAQISLTFPDGNGRQYAAGITPAEVAADISNSLAKKAISAHVDGQHWDLAWPIEADASIAINTMKDETAANELVRHDLAHIMARAVQEIWPDTKVTIGPVIEHGWYYDFDRAEPFTPEDLGLIEKKMKEIINLRDPVRTEVWDRDRAIQHYKDNNEPYKVELIDAIPGDEPLRMYWHGDWQDLCRGPHLQHTGQVPADAFKLMSIAGAYWRGDSDRAMLQRIYGVAFTGKEKLKAYLNFLEEAEKRDHRRLGREMDLFHMQEEAPGQVFWHPNGWTIYTELQDYMRRKQRAGGYHEINTPQVVDRKLWEASGHWDKYQEHMFIVEVEEEHAKEKAINALKPMNCPCHVQVFNQGLKSYRDLPLRLAEFGSCSRYEPSGALHGIMRVRGFTQDDAHIFCTEDQIEEECARFINFLADIYADLGFEEFEIKFATRPEKRVGSDESWDHVEGALEGAIKATGRTFTLEPGDGAFYGPKLDFYLTDAIDRVWQCGTFQVDPNLPERLGATYIAPDGSKQRPYMLHRATLGSFERFVGILIENSAGRLPFWLAPRQVVVAPIISEANDYAEEVVANLRAAGVRAEADLRNEKINYKVREHSVGKVPVILAVGMREVEDKTVTVRRLGEKQTAVKPLSEVTEALTKEATPPDLA encoded by the coding sequence ATGGCCCAGATTTCCCTGACCTTTCCTGATGGCAATGGGCGCCAATACGCGGCTGGAATCACCCCGGCCGAGGTGGCTGCCGATATTTCCAATTCGCTCGCCAAAAAGGCCATATCGGCCCATGTCGACGGGCAACACTGGGATCTGGCCTGGCCTATCGAGGCTGATGCTTCCATCGCCATCAACACCATGAAGGACGAGACCGCCGCCAATGAATTGGTGCGCCATGACCTCGCGCATATCATGGCCCGCGCCGTGCAGGAGATTTGGCCTGATACAAAGGTGACAATCGGCCCGGTCATTGAACACGGCTGGTATTATGATTTTGACCGCGCAGAGCCGTTCACCCCCGAGGACCTCGGCCTCATCGAGAAAAAGATGAAGGAAATCATAAATTTGCGCGACCCTGTTCGCACAGAAGTCTGGGACCGTGATCGCGCCATCCAGCACTACAAGGACAACAACGAGCCTTACAAAGTCGAGCTGATCGACGCCATTCCGGGCGATGAGCCCCTGCGGATGTATTGGCATGGTGACTGGCAGGATCTTTGCCGTGGCCCGCATTTGCAACATACCGGCCAAGTGCCCGCCGATGCGTTCAAACTCATGTCCATCGCCGGCGCGTATTGGCGCGGTGACAGCGACCGCGCGATGCTGCAACGCATCTATGGCGTGGCTTTTACCGGTAAGGAAAAGCTAAAGGCATACCTCAACTTCCTAGAGGAAGCCGAAAAGCGCGACCACCGCCGTCTGGGCCGCGAAATGGACCTCTTTCACATGCAGGAAGAGGCCCCCGGTCAGGTGTTCTGGCACCCCAATGGCTGGACCATCTACACCGAGCTGCAGGATTACATGCGCCGTAAACAGCGCGCCGGTGGATATCACGAGATCAACACGCCCCAAGTGGTGGACCGCAAGCTTTGGGAGGCCTCGGGTCACTGGGACAAGTATCAGGAACACATGTTCATCGTTGAGGTGGAAGAAGAACACGCCAAGGAAAAGGCGATTAATGCGCTCAAGCCGATGAACTGCCCGTGCCACGTGCAGGTGTTCAATCAAGGTTTGAAATCCTATCGCGACCTGCCCTTGCGGCTGGCCGAGTTTGGCTCGTGCTCTCGCTACGAACCTTCTGGCGCGCTACATGGCATCATGCGCGTCCGCGGATTTACACAGGATGACGCGCATATTTTCTGCACCGAGGACCAGATCGAAGAAGAATGCGCGCGGTTCATCAATTTCCTTGCGGATATCTATGCCGATCTGGGCTTTGAGGAATTTGAGATCAAATTCGCAACCCGTCCTGAAAAGCGTGTGGGCAGCGACGAAAGCTGGGACCATGTCGAGGGCGCGCTGGAAGGCGCGATCAAGGCCACCGGGCGCACCTTTACGCTCGAGCCCGGCGATGGCGCGTTTTACGGACCGAAACTGGATTTCTATCTGACCGACGCCATTGACCGTGTCTGGCAATGCGGCACGTTTCAGGTGGACCCCAACCTGCCCGAGCGGCTGGGCGCGACCTATATTGCCCCCGATGGAAGCAAGCAGCGCCCCTATATGCTGCACCGCGCGACCTTGGGCAGTTTCGAACGGTTCGTCGGCATTCTCATCGAGAACTCAGCCGGTCGCCTACCCTTCTGGCTGGCCCCGCGCCAGGTCGTCGTGGCTCCCATCATCTCAGAGGCCAACGACTATGCCGAAGAGGTGGTCGCAAACTTGCGCGCGGCAGGCGTGCGGGCCGAGGCCGACCTGCGCAACGAAAAGATCAACTACAAGGTCCGCGAACATTCCGTCGGCAAAGTGCCGGTGATCCTGGCCGTGGGTATGCGTGAGGTTGAGGACAAAACCGTAACTGTCCGCCGTTTGGGTGAAAAACAAACCGCTGTGAAGCCGCTCTCAGAGGTCACTGAGGCGCTGACCAAAGAGGCCACGCCGCCCGACCTTGCCTGA
- a CDS encoding arsenate reductase family protein, with product MILYGLKSCDTCRKALKSMPDAQFRDVREDGVPQGVLESAYAALGDALLNTRSTTWRALNEAERVDTPLSLIAKHPTLMKRPLIEKDGEFFLGWSKDVQAALV from the coding sequence ATGATCCTATACGGTTTGAAATCTTGCGATACATGCCGCAAAGCATTGAAATCAATGCCGGATGCGCAGTTTCGGGATGTCCGCGAAGATGGTGTGCCGCAAGGCGTGCTGGAATCCGCCTATGCGGCTTTGGGTGATGCGCTGCTCAATACGCGCTCGACAACATGGCGCGCGCTTAATGAAGCTGAGCGTGTCGATACACCCCTTTCGCTCATTGCAAAACACCCAACTCTGATGAAGCGTCCTCTGATTGAAAAAGACGGGGAATTTTTTCTGGGTTGGAGCAAAGACGTGCAAGCGGCCTTGGTATGA
- a CDS encoding cold-shock protein — translation MPTGTVKWFNTTKGYGFIAPDEGGKDVFVHISQVERSGLTGLADNQKVGYELEEGRDGRQMASDIKPL, via the coding sequence ATGCCAACCGGCACCGTGAAATGGTTCAATACCACAAAAGGGTACGGTTTTATCGCGCCCGATGAAGGCGGCAAGGACGTCTTTGTACATATCAGTCAGGTGGAACGATCCGGACTGACAGGTCTGGCTGACAATCAAAAGGTTGGCTACGAGCTTGAAGAAGGCCGCGACGGTCGGCAGATGGCGTCAGACATCAAGCCGCTCTGA
- a CDS encoding dihydrofolate reductase codes for MISLIVARDRNGAIGRDGDIPWHVPEDLKFFQRETMGGAVIMGRNTWNSLPPVARPLKNRLNLVVSSGAPEGAEHVLPSIEAAVEAAKAAGHARIYGIGGAGIYRALLPLAQRLLITEVDLDVDGADTWFPAVEMADWSETLRVDLRSEGPKCILVEYMRRV; via the coding sequence ATGATCTCTTTGATTGTTGCGCGCGACCGGAATGGGGCGATTGGCAGGGATGGTGATATTCCGTGGCATGTGCCCGAAGACCTGAAGTTTTTTCAACGCGAAACGATGGGCGGCGCGGTCATTATGGGGCGCAACACGTGGAACAGTTTGCCGCCGGTGGCACGACCTTTGAAAAACCGTTTGAATCTCGTGGTGTCGTCCGGCGCGCCTGAAGGGGCTGAGCATGTGTTGCCATCGATTGAAGCCGCGGTTGAGGCGGCCAAGGCTGCGGGGCATGCGCGCATTTATGGGATCGGTGGGGCAGGCATTTATCGTGCGCTGCTGCCCCTCGCACAGCGGCTTTTGATCACCGAGGTGGATTTGGATGTGGACGGGGCGGACACTTGGTTTCCAGCGGTTGAGATGGCAGACTGGTCCGAAACACTTCGCGTTGATCTGCGCTCAGAGGGTCCGAAATGTATTCTGGTGGAGTATATGCGCCGCGTCTGA
- a CDS encoding thymidylate synthase produces the protein MQQYHDALQQVLDRGQSSSDRTGTGTISAFGLQARYPLSEGFPLVTTKKLHLRSIIHELLWFLSGDTNIRYLKENGVSIWDEWADEDGDLGPVYGHQWRRFPALEPTDDPELFRRREIDQISNLMEMIKTTPDSRRLIVSAWNPGDVPDMALPPCHTLWQVRIIGCKMHLQLYQRSADMFLGVPFNIASYALLLEMLAHVTGYEAGDFVHTIGDAHIYSNHTEQVALQLTRTPKPLPKLRITREVQSIFDFKFEDFEITGYDPDPHISAPVAV, from the coding sequence ATGCAACAATATCATGACGCCTTGCAGCAGGTACTCGATAGGGGGCAGTCCTCCTCTGACCGGACGGGGACTGGCACGATTTCGGCCTTTGGATTGCAAGCACGTTATCCGCTGTCAGAAGGATTTCCTTTGGTCACAACCAAAAAGCTGCATTTGCGGTCGATCATTCATGAGCTTTTGTGGTTTCTCTCAGGCGACACGAATATCCGCTATCTGAAGGAGAACGGGGTTTCGATCTGGGATGAATGGGCTGACGAGGATGGTGATCTCGGTCCGGTTTACGGCCACCAATGGCGGCGGTTTCCCGCACTTGAGCCAACGGATGATCCCGAGCTGTTTCGCCGCCGTGAGATTGATCAGATCTCCAATTTGATGGAGATGATCAAGACCACTCCGGACAGCCGCCGTTTGATCGTGTCGGCGTGGAATCCCGGAGATGTGCCGGACATGGCCCTGCCACCTTGTCACACGCTGTGGCAGGTGCGGATCATCGGGTGCAAAATGCATTTGCAGCTCTACCAACGCTCGGCTGATATGTTCCTCGGCGTGCCGTTCAATATCGCTTCTTACGCGCTGCTTCTGGAGATGCTCGCGCATGTGACGGGGTACGAGGCGGGCGATTTCGTGCACACGATTGGGGATGCTCATATCTATTCGAACCATACCGAACAGGTGGCACTTCAACTGACGCGCACGCCAAAACCCTTGCCCAAGTTGCGGATCACGCGGGAGGTTCAATCCATCTTTGATTTCAAATTCGAGGATTTTGAGATCACAGGCTATGATCCCGATCCGCATATTTCCGCGCCGGTGGCGGTCTGA
- a CDS encoding VOC family protein, with amino-acid sequence MGLKYLHTMVRVKDLDESLAFYKLLGLQETRRYDNEGGRFSLIFLAPEGQEECPVELTYNWDGDDALPSDSRHFGHLAYRVDNIYETCQHLMDNGVTINRPPRDGHMAFVRSPDNISIELLQAGDALPPAEPWASMENTGHW; translated from the coding sequence ATGGGTCTGAAATACCTGCATACTATGGTCCGGGTCAAAGACCTCGATGAGTCGTTGGCATTCTACAAACTTCTGGGCCTCCAAGAGACCCGCCGTTATGACAACGAAGGCGGGCGGTTTTCGCTTATCTTCCTGGCGCCTGAAGGGCAGGAAGAGTGCCCTGTTGAGCTCACTTACAACTGGGATGGCGATGATGCCCTGCCCTCGGACAGCCGTCATTTCGGGCACCTCGCCTACCGTGTCGATAATATTTACGAAACCTGCCAGCACCTGATGGACAATGGCGTGACCATCAACCGCCCGCCGCGCGACGGGCATATGGCCTTTGTGCGCAGCCCCGACAATATCTCGATTGAGCTTTTGCAGGCCGGTGATGCCCTACCCCCAGCTGAGCCTTGGGCGAGTATGGAAAACACAGGGCATTGGTGA
- a CDS encoding DUF1287 domain-containing protein: MRAGLIWTVAALAISTSPIQADPLADAAAEQVGVTVFYDPSYQGLSFPGGDIPRDRGVCTDVVIRALRDAHDIDLQVAVNRDMKAAFSAYPTIWGLSTTDRNIDHRRVPNLETLLQRIGAARPPSDDPDDFAPGDIVSWRLVGSNLPHIGIVSTQRTTDGTRPLITHNIGQGTRTEDILFVHQMVMRARLDDAARTQLRRLSE, from the coding sequence ATGCGTGCAGGTCTGATATGGACCGTGGCGGCGCTTGCGATTTCGACTTCGCCGATACAGGCCGATCCACTGGCCGATGCGGCGGCAGAACAGGTCGGCGTGACCGTGTTCTACGACCCGTCCTATCAGGGCCTCTCGTTCCCCGGCGGGGACATCCCGCGTGATCGCGGCGTGTGTACCGATGTTGTGATCCGCGCCCTGCGTGATGCGCATGACATCGACCTGCAAGTCGCTGTGAACCGGGACATGAAGGCGGCCTTCTCGGCGTACCCCACGATCTGGGGCCTGAGCACCACGGACCGCAATATTGACCACCGCCGCGTGCCTAACCTTGAGACCTTACTCCAACGGATTGGCGCAGCGCGTCCGCCAAGTGACGATCCGGATGACTTTGCCCCCGGCGACATCGTCAGCTGGCGGCTGGTGGGGTCCAACCTTCCGCATATCGGGATCGTCAGCACCCAGCGGACGACAGATGGAACACGCCCCCTCATCACCCACAATATTGGTCAGGGCACGCGCACCGAAGACATTCTGTTCGTTCACCAGATGGTCATGCGGGCCCGGTTGGACGATGCCGCGCGCACGCAGTTGCGCCGCCTGTCCGAGTGA
- a CDS encoding DUF1194 domain-containing protein, translating into MTLFCLPISAAAQSCRLALVLAVDVSSSVDQREYDLQRVGLAAALDADEVRHAILHGAPGTVALAVYEWSGFYQHKLQLDWTILDSEGAITAAVATLADMRRSHDDFPTSMGPALGFGASLLQRAPRCTRKVIDVSGDGVNNYRYGPREAYKHFPLKDVTVNGLVILGEDANVLAYYGTEVLHGPGAFLVVANGFEEFREAMTKKLYREINDIVLGSAPSLQEPG; encoded by the coding sequence TTGACCCTTTTTTGCCTGCCTATTAGCGCCGCAGCGCAAAGCTGCCGCCTCGCTCTGGTGCTGGCTGTCGATGTGTCGTCGTCTGTCGATCAGCGGGAATACGACCTGCAGCGCGTTGGCCTTGCCGCTGCTCTGGACGCCGATGAAGTGCGCCACGCGATTCTGCATGGCGCGCCCGGAACCGTGGCGCTCGCGGTTTATGAATGGAGCGGGTTTTACCAGCACAAACTGCAGCTGGACTGGACCATCCTTGACAGCGAGGGCGCGATCACAGCCGCCGTGGCCACCTTGGCTGATATGCGGCGCAGCCATGACGACTTTCCCACCTCCATGGGCCCGGCCCTTGGTTTTGGCGCCTCACTCTTGCAGCGCGCGCCGAGATGTACGCGCAAGGTGATTGATGTCTCAGGCGACGGTGTGAACAACTACCGATATGGTCCACGTGAAGCGTATAAGCATTTCCCGTTAAAAGACGTGACTGTGAACGGCTTGGTCATTCTCGGCGAGGACGCCAATGTGCTGGCATATTACGGCACAGAGGTCCTGCATGGACCGGGTGCATTTCTGGTCGTGGCCAACGGGTTTGAAGAATTCCGAGAGGCGATGACCAAAAAACTCTACCGCGAGATCAACGACATCGTCCTGGGAAGCGCCCCGTCGCTGCAAGAGCCGGGATGA
- a CDS encoding DUF1194 domain-containing protein yields MIRTTLFALAVLLATSAAQAQCRQALALGLDVSGSVDAREYRLQLDGLATALTSDDVRAAFLALPERPVRLMIYEWSGLSNQRIITPWTTIRYGAELDQIAANLLSTNQRFTNDATTAIAAAMLFGASQLAQQSECWKKTLDISGDGPANVGAHPQAITEEMLGEMTINGLVIGPKSRANTTKNLNNVKSLLTYYSEFVLRGPGAFVESSDKHKDFAEAMRRKLIRELRLPNLSLLRPTK; encoded by the coding sequence ATGATCCGAACAACGCTCTTTGCCCTCGCCGTACTTTTGGCCACTTCAGCGGCGCAAGCCCAGTGCCGTCAAGCGCTTGCCCTCGGCCTTGATGTCTCGGGCTCTGTAGATGCGCGTGAATACCGATTACAACTTGACGGGCTTGCAACCGCTCTGACCTCAGATGACGTGCGCGCGGCGTTTCTTGCCCTGCCAGAAAGGCCCGTGCGGTTGATGATCTACGAATGGAGTGGGCTTTCTAACCAGAGGATCATCACCCCCTGGACCACAATCCGCTACGGCGCAGAACTTGATCAGATCGCCGCGAATTTGCTCAGCACGAACCAGCGCTTCACCAACGACGCCACCACCGCCATCGCAGCCGCCATGTTGTTCGGCGCAAGCCAGTTGGCGCAACAGTCCGAGTGTTGGAAAAAGACGTTGGACATTTCAGGTGACGGTCCTGCGAATGTTGGGGCGCACCCGCAGGCCATCACCGAAGAGATGCTGGGCGAGATGACAATCAACGGTCTGGTTATCGGCCCCAAATCTCGCGCCAACACCACCAAGAACCTGAACAACGTCAAATCCCTGCTCACCTACTACAGCGAGTTTGTTCTACGCGGTCCCGGCGCCTTTGTTGAAAGCTCCGACAAACATAAGGACTTTGCCGAGGCCATGCGCCGCAAACTGATCCGGGAGTTACGCCTCCCGAACCTATCTTTGTTGCGCCCCACAAAGTGA